A genomic segment from Phragmites australis chromosome 6, lpPhrAust1.1, whole genome shotgun sequence encodes:
- the LOC133921316 gene encoding benzaldehyde dehydrogenase, mitochondrial-like, which produces MAARRAASSVLSRCLLTRPSAASSSTGKFAVLGTDRAHELLPGALRHRFSTAPAATATAAAADEPIQPPVEVKYTQLLINGNFVDAASGKTFPTVDPRTGEVIARAAEGDAEDIDRAVAAARRAFDEGPWPRMTAYERCRVLLRFADLIERHADEIAALETWDSGKPLAQTAGVEVPMVARCMRYYAGWADKIHGLVVPADGAHHVQVLHEPIGVAGQIIPWNFPLLMFAWKVGPALACGNAIVLKTAELTPLSALYVASLLHEAGLPEGVLNVVSGFGPTAGAALCSHLGVDKLAFTGSTGTGKIVLELAARSNLKPVTLELGGKSPFIVLDDADVDQAVELAHQALFFNQGQCCCAGSRTFVHERVYDEFVEKSKARALKRVVGDPFRKGVEQGPQIDSEQFKKILGYVQSGVDSGATLVTGGDRAGNRGFYIQPTVFADAQDDMKIAQEEIFGPVQTILKFSGVEEVIRRANATPYGLAAGVFTRSLDAANTVARALRVGTVWVNCYDVFDVGIPFGGFKMSGVGREKGAYALRNYLQTKAVVTPIRDAAWL; this is translated from the exons ATGGCTGCAAGGAGGGCTGCTTCCTCCGTCCTCTCTCGCTGCCTCCTCACAAGGCCTtctgctgcttcttcttccaccGGCAAATTCGCTGTCCTCGGAACAG ACCGAGCACATGAATTGTTGCCAGGGGCTCTTCGTCACAGGTTCAGCACTGCACCGgcagccaccgccaccgccgccgccgccgacgagccAATCCAACCCCCGGTGGAGGTCAAGTATACCCAGCTCCTCATCAATGGCAACTTCGTCGATGCTGCTTCCG GGAAGACGTTCCCGACGGTGGACCCCCGCACCGGCGAGGTCATCGCTCGCGCTGCCGAGGGCGACGCGGAGGACATCGACCGCGCCGTAGCCGCCGCCCGCAGGGCCTTCGACGAGGGCCCGTGGCCGAGGATGACTGCCTAC GAGCGGTGCAGGGTGCTGCTGCGGTTCGCGGACCTGATCGAGCGGCACGCGGACGAGATCGCGGCGCTCGAAACGTGGGACAGCGGGAAGCCGCTGGCGCAGACGGCGGGGGTCGAGGTGCCGATGGTGGCGCGCTGCATGCGGTACTACGCCGGGTGGGCGGACAAGATCCATGGCCTGGTGGTGCCTGCCGACGGCGCGCACCACGTGCAGGTGCTGCACGAGCCCATCGGCGTGGCCGGGCAGATCATCCCCTGGAATTTCCCTCTGCTCATGTTCGCCTGGAAGGTCGGCCCGGCGCTCGCCTGCGGCAATGCCATCGTCCTCAAGACCGCCGAGCTGACTCCGCTCTCCGCGCTCTACGTCGCCAGCCTCCTCCACGAG GCTGGACTCCCCGAGGGTGTTCTGAACGTAGTGTCCGGCTTCGGTCCGACGGCCGGCGCCGCGCTCTGTAGCCACTTGGGTGTCGACAAG CTTGCGTTCACCGGATCGACGGGCACTGGCAAGATCGTCCTTGAACTGGCCGCGAGGAGCAACCTCAAGCCGGTGACGCTGGAGCTTGGTGGCAAGTCCCCTTTCATCGTCTTGGACGACGCCGACGTCGACCAGGCCGTCGAGCTCGCGCACCAGGCGCTCTTCTTCAACCAG GGCCAATGCTGCTGCGCCGGCTCCCGCACGTTCGTGCACGAGCGTGTGTACGACGAGTTCGTGGAGAAGTCCAAGGCTCGCGCCCTGAAGCGCGTGGTCGGCGATCCCTTCAGGAAAGGCGTCGAACAAGGGCCTCAG ATCGACAGCGAACAATTCAAGAAAATCTTGGGGTACGTCCAATCCGGCGTCGACAGTGGTGCCACCCTCGTCACCGGCGGCGACAGGGCTGGCAACCGGGGCTTCTATATCCAGCCGACGGTGTTTGCCGACGCCCAG GACGACATGAAGATCGCCCAGGAGGAGATATTCGGGCCGGTCCAGACCATCCTCAAGTTCAG CGGCGTGGAGGAGGTGATCCGGCGTGCGAACGCGACGCCGTACGGGCTGGCGGCGGGGGTGTTCACGAGGAGCCTTGACGCGGCGAACACGGTGGCGCGGGCCCTGAGGGTGGGCACGGTGTGGGTGAACTGCTACGACGTGTTCGACGTGGGCATCCCGTTCGGCGGGTTCAAGATGAGCGGCGTGGGCCGGGAGAAGGGCGCCTACGCCCTCCGCAACTACCTCCAGACCAAGGCCGTCGTCACGCCCATCAGGGACGCCGCGTGGCTGTAA